One Paracoccaceae bacterium genomic region harbors:
- a CDS encoding FAD-dependent monooxygenase — translation MMGDIRTDVMIVGTGPAGSATAALLASYGIDCLVINRYRWLANTPRAHITNQRTMEVLRDLGPEVEAEAYMHAAEQDLMGENVFCESLAGEEIGRMKSWGKHPLSRAEHLMSSPCHMNDLPQTFMEPILFKTACSRGAQSRMSTEYLSHQQDADGVTVTCRDRLMGREFTVRTKYLVGADGGNSLVAEHAGLPFEGKMGVGGSMNILFRADLSRYVAHRPSVLYWVMQPGADVGGIGMGLVRMVRPWNEWLIVWGYDINQPAPVVDAAMATQVARQLVGDPGLEIDLISANTWTVNNCFATHMQNGRVFIMGDAAHRHPPSNGLGSNTSIQDGFNLAWKLAAVVKGQAAPGLLDSYSAERAPVARQIVTRANRSIAEFGPIFEALGMDGGVDHDKIQRSMAARCDATPAAATQREALRKAIAFKSYEFDCHGVEMNQRYRSEAVVTDGQPEPGFERDAELHYAPTTWPGARIPHVWVFDRAGRQHSTLDLCGKGRFTLITGIGGEPWAEAARTEGARRGMEIAVHVIGPRRDWEDHTGDWARAREIADAGCLLVRPDQHVAWRAPGLTADPAADLARVLTQILGKQA, via the coding sequence ATGATGGGCGATATCCGGACCGATGTGATGATCGTGGGCACCGGCCCCGCAGGCAGCGCCACGGCGGCGCTGCTGGCCAGCTATGGCATCGACTGTCTGGTGATCAACCGCTACCGCTGGCTGGCCAACACACCGCGCGCCCACATCACCAACCAGCGGACGATGGAGGTGCTGCGCGACCTGGGCCCCGAGGTCGAGGCCGAGGCCTACATGCATGCCGCCGAACAGGACCTGATGGGCGAAAACGTGTTCTGCGAAAGCCTGGCGGGCGAGGAAATCGGGCGGATGAAGAGCTGGGGCAAGCACCCGCTGTCGCGCGCCGAACACCTGATGTCGTCGCCCTGCCACATGAACGACCTGCCGCAGACCTTCATGGAGCCGATCCTGTTCAAGACCGCCTGTTCACGGGGCGCGCAAAGCCGGATGAGCACGGAATACCTTTCGCATCAACAGGATGCGGATGGCGTGACAGTGACCTGCCGCGACCGGCTGATGGGGCGCGAGTTCACGGTGCGCACGAAATACCTGGTGGGGGCGGATGGCGGCAACTCGCTGGTGGCCGAACATGCCGGCTTGCCATTCGAGGGGAAGATGGGTGTCGGCGGCAGCATGAACATCCTGTTCCGCGCCGATCTGTCGCGCTATGTGGCGCACCGTCCGTCCGTGCTCTACTGGGTGATGCAGCCGGGGGCCGATGTGGGCGGCATCGGCATGGGGCTGGTGCGGATGGTCCGGCCCTGGAACGAATGGCTGATCGTCTGGGGCTATGACATCAACCAGCCCGCGCCGGTGGTGGATGCCGCCATGGCCACGCAGGTGGCGCGGCAACTGGTGGGCGACCCGGGACTGGAGATCGACCTGATCTCGGCCAACACCTGGACCGTAAACAACTGTTTTGCCACGCATATGCAGAACGGTCGCGTGTTCATCATGGGCGATGCGGCGCACCGCCATCCGCCGTCGAACGGGCTGGGATCGAACACCTCGATCCAGGACGGGTTCAACCTCGCGTGGAAGCTGGCGGCAGTGGTGAAGGGGCAGGCGGCGCCTGGGCTGCTGGACAGCTACTCCGCCGAGCGTGCGCCGGTGGCGCGGCAGATCGTGACCCGGGCGAACCGGTCGATTGCCGAGTTCGGCCCGATTTTCGAGGCCCTGGGCATGGATGGCGGGGTCGACCATGACAAGATCCAGCGGTCGATGGCGGCGCGCTGCGATGCGACGCCGGCGGCCGCGACGCAGCGCGAGGCGCTGCGCAAGGCCATCGCCTTCAAGTCCTACGAGTTCGACTGCCACGGGGTCGAGATGAACCAGCGGTACAGGTCGGAGGCGGTGGTGACCGATGGCCAGCCCGAGCCGGGTTTTGAGAGGGACGCGGAATTGCATTACGCGCCAACCACTTGGCCGGGCGCGCGGATCCCGCATGTCTGGGTGTTCGACCGCGCCGGGCGGCAGCATTCGACGCTGGATCTGTGCGGAAAGGGGCGGTTCACGCTGATCACCGGCATCGGCGGCGAGCCCTGGGCCGAGGCCGCCCGCACCGAGGGGGCGCGGCGCGGGATGGAGATTGCCGTACATGTCATCGGGCCCCGCCGCGACTGGGAGGACCACACCGGCGACTGGGCACGGGCACGCGAGATCGCCGATGCGGGCTGCCTGCTGGTGCGGCCCGACCAGCATGTCGCCTGGCGCGCGCCGGGCCTGACGGCCGACCCGGCCGCCGATCTGGCGCGGGTTCTTACGCAAATCCTTGGAAAACAGGCATAA
- a CDS encoding branched-chain amino acid ABC transporter permease produces MAYRVETRTRAGAVAGIAAAGLVVAGFVLPAFVGRGVILDLFFILTMLTLAQLWNLLAGYGGLVSVGQQAFVGLGAYAMFAGVILWGWDPIAAIALGGVAAAVLAVPTAFFAFRLAGAYFAIGTWVVAEVTRLIVAQWKALGGGTGTSLPREATSAMWGTEFVADLLGVRAAAARDILAYWVALALAVATIGGIWWLMRSRAGLALAAVRDNAEAARSVGVDAGRLRWQVFLIAAFGTGLCGALIFVQTARISPDAAFSVLQWTAYVIFIVVIGGIGTIEGPILGILVFFALRQTLSDYGAWYLMALGGIGIAVMLFAPRGLWGLLSERTGLHFFPLRRRLVAAPGAADQQERTT; encoded by the coding sequence ATGGCATACCGGGTGGAAACGCGGACGCGGGCGGGTGCTGTGGCCGGGATCGCGGCGGCCGGACTGGTCGTGGCGGGGTTCGTTCTGCCGGCCTTCGTCGGGCGGGGGGTGATCCTCGACCTGTTCTTCATCCTGACCATGCTGACCCTGGCGCAGCTGTGGAACCTGCTTGCGGGATATGGCGGCCTCGTCTCGGTGGGACAGCAGGCCTTTGTCGGGCTTGGCGCCTATGCGATGTTCGCGGGCGTGATCCTGTGGGGCTGGGACCCGATCGCCGCGATCGCGCTCGGCGGGGTCGCGGCGGCGGTGCTGGCGGTGCCGACCGCGTTCTTCGCGTTCCGGCTGGCGGGGGCCTATTTCGCCATCGGCACATGGGTGGTGGCCGAGGTCACGCGCCTGATCGTCGCGCAGTGGAAGGCCTTGGGCGGCGGCACCGGCACAAGCCTGCCGCGCGAGGCGACATCGGCGATGTGGGGCACCGAATTCGTGGCCGACCTTCTTGGCGTGCGGGCCGCCGCCGCGCGCGACATCCTGGCCTATTGGGTGGCGCTGGCACTGGCGGTGGCCACCATCGGCGGCATCTGGTGGCTGATGCGCAGCCGCGCCGGGCTTGCGCTGGCCGCGGTGCGCGACAATGCCGAGGCGGCGCGGTCTGTGGGGGTCGATGCAGGGCGCCTGCGATGGCAGGTGTTCCTGATCGCCGCCTTCGGCACGGGTCTGTGCGGGGCGCTGATCTTCGTGCAGACGGCGCGGATCTCGCCCGACGCCGCCTTCAGCGTGCTGCAATGGACGGCCTATGTGATCTTCATCGTGGTGATCGGCGGCATTGGCACGATCGAGGGGCCGATCCTTGGAATCCTTGTGTTCTTTGCCCTGCGCCAGACGCTGTCTGACTACGGGGCGTGGTATCTGATGGCCCTGGGCGGCATCGGCATCGCGGTGATGCTGTTTGCGCCGCGGGGTCTGTGGGGCCTGCTGTCCGAGCGCACCGGCCTGCATTTCTTCCCGCTGCGGCGGCGGCTGGTGGCCGCGCCGGGTGCGGCCGACCAACAGGAAAGGACAACATGA
- a CDS encoding branched-chain amino acid ABC transporter permease, with product MIWLDTLVQGILLGGLYALFAAGLSLVFGIMRLVNLAHGDLIVCAAYLLLVLVSLLGLHPFAALLVAAPVMFGLGWVLQRVVLNRTLGRDILPPLLVTFGLSVVLQNALLEGFSADSRRIPGGMLETASVPLGPVTVGVAPLLTFLSAVAVIVALNALLYRTALGRAFRAVSDDPVTAGLMGIRPSRIFAQATGLAMVVVTIAAMYLGMRANFDPSIGPARLIYAFEAVIIGGLGSLWGTLAGGIIIGVAQTMGAAVNPEWQILSGHLAFLAVLILRPRGLFPRAVD from the coding sequence ATGATCTGGCTCGATACCCTTGTGCAGGGCATCCTTCTGGGGGGGCTTTACGCGCTGTTCGCAGCCGGGCTGAGCCTGGTGTTCGGGATCATGCGGCTGGTCAACCTGGCGCATGGCGACCTGATCGTCTGCGCGGCCTATCTGTTGCTCGTGCTGGTCAGCCTGCTGGGGCTGCATCCCTTTGCCGCGCTGCTGGTGGCCGCCCCCGTGATGTTCGGCCTTGGCTGGGTGCTGCAGCGGGTGGTGCTGAACCGCACGCTGGGACGGGACATCCTGCCCCCCCTGCTGGTCACCTTCGGCCTGTCGGTCGTGCTGCAGAACGCGCTGCTGGAAGGGTTCAGCGCCGACAGCCGCCGGATTCCCGGCGGGATGCTGGAGACGGCCTCGGTGCCGCTGGGGCCGGTCACGGTGGGGGTGGCGCCGCTGCTGACGTTCCTGTCGGCGGTGGCGGTGATCGTGGCGCTGAATGCCCTCTTGTATCGCACCGCGCTCGGGCGGGCGTTCCGGGCCGTGTCGGACGATCCGGTGACGGCCGGCCTGATGGGCATCCGGCCCTCGCGGATCTTCGCACAGGCGACCGGGCTGGCCATGGTGGTGGTCACGATTGCCGCGATGTATCTGGGAATGCGGGCGAACTTCGATCCGTCGATCGGCCCGGCCCGGCTGATCTATGCCTTCGAGGCGGTGATCATCGGCGGCCTTGGCAGCCTGTGGGGCACGCTGGCGGGTGGCATCATCATCGGGGTGGCGCAGACCATGGGCGCGGCGGTGAACCCCGAATGGCAGATCCTGTCGGGCCATCTGGCCTTTCTGGCCGTGCTGATCCTGCGGCCGCGCGGGCTTTTCCCGAGGGCGGTGGACTGA
- a CDS encoding ABC transporter ATP-binding protein: MTLLQTRGLTAGYGDFRALFGVDMMLEEGEAVAVIGANGAGKTTLMRSITGVLRNAPGMVLHRGEEIGALPSDAVMKRGIAMVPEGRRLFPSLTVEENLLIGGQNRPAQGPWSLASVYDLFPVLQERRRSPGTALSGGQQQMVAIGRALMSNPEILLCDEISLGLAPVVIRDIYAALPRIRAEGTAVMIVEQDIGRALSVADRFYCLMEGRVTLTGAAAGASRAAIHDAYFGAHA; this comes from the coding sequence ATGACGCTCTTGCAGACCCGGGGGCTGACGGCCGGATACGGCGATTTCCGCGCGCTGTTCGGCGTGGACATGATGCTCGAGGAAGGCGAGGCGGTGGCGGTGATCGGTGCCAACGGCGCGGGCAAGACCACGCTCATGCGGTCGATCACCGGCGTCCTGCGGAACGCGCCCGGCATGGTGCTGCACCGGGGCGAGGAGATCGGCGCGTTGCCCTCGGACGCGGTGATGAAGCGCGGCATCGCCATGGTTCCCGAGGGGCGGCGGCTGTTCCCCTCGCTGACGGTCGAGGAGAACCTGCTGATCGGCGGCCAGAACCGCCCCGCCCAGGGGCCATGGTCGCTGGCGTCGGTCTACGATCTGTTTCCGGTCCTGCAGGAACGCCGCCGTTCGCCGGGCACCGCCCTGTCCGGCGGCCAGCAGCAGATGGTGGCAATCGGGCGGGCGCTGATGTCGAACCCCGAGATCCTGCTTTGCGACGAGATCAGCCTTGGCCTGGCCCCTGTGGTGATCCGCGACATCTATGCCGCGCTGCCGCGGATCCGTGCCGAGGGCACGGCGGTGATGATCGTCGAACAGGATATCGGCCGCGCGCTGTCGGTGGCCGACCGGTTCTATTGCCTGATGGAGGGCCGCGTCACGCTGACCGGCGCTGCGGCGGGTGCAAGCCGCGCCGCGATCCATGATGCCTATTTCGGGGCGCATGCATGA
- a CDS encoding ABC transporter ATP-binding protein has translation MTEILTLRDVSKSFGALKVTDGVSLSVARGEALGIIGPNGAGKSTLFNLITGNILPDAGRIAFLGQDVTRRPAMARVRMGVGRSFQIPQPFEGLTVFENLVVAAAFGRGLSEAAVRDDCVAVLEATELMRRANIPAGGLSLLERKRLELARALATGPELLLLDEIAGGLTEGECKALVDTIRAVHAQGVTIIWIEHVLHALISVVTRLAVLDFGRLIGVGEPAAIMASQEVRDIYLGIEA, from the coding sequence ATGACCGAAATCCTGACCCTGCGCGACGTATCGAAAAGCTTTGGCGCCCTGAAGGTGACCGATGGCGTCAGCCTGTCGGTCGCGCGGGGCGAGGCTTTGGGCATCATCGGGCCGAACGGCGCGGGCAAGTCGACCCTGTTCAACCTGATCACCGGCAACATCCTGCCCGATGCGGGACGCATCGCCTTTCTCGGACAGGACGTGACGCGCCGCCCGGCCATGGCGCGGGTGCGCATGGGGGTGGGGCGGTCGTTCCAGATCCCGCAGCCGTTCGAGGGCCTGACGGTCTTCGAGAACCTGGTCGTCGCTGCCGCCTTCGGCAGGGGCCTGTCCGAGGCGGCGGTCAGGGATGATTGCGTCGCCGTCCTGGAGGCCACGGAACTCATGCGCCGCGCCAACATCCCGGCCGGGGGGCTGAGCCTGCTGGAGCGGAAACGCCTTGAACTGGCGCGGGCATTGGCGACGGGCCCGGAACTGCTGCTGCTGGACGAGATCGCGGGCGGCCTGACCGAGGGCGAATGCAAGGCCCTGGTTGACACGATCCGCGCGGTGCATGCGCAGGGTGTCACGATCATCTGGATCGAGCATGTGCTGCATGCGCTGATCTCGGTGGTCACGCGGCTGGCGGTGCTGGATTTCGGCCGCCTCATCGGCGTGGGCGAGCCTGCAGCGATCATGGCCAGCCAGGAGGTGCGCGACATCTATCTGGGGATCGAGGCATGA
- a CDS encoding ABC transporter substrate-binding protein: protein MLTRRKFLRTSTATGLTLAASGLAAPAIAQGAKIRLGYVSPQTGPLAGFAESDDYNIRAFLGTQAGANFEVFVKDSQSSPNRAAEAAKELIINDEIDLMLVASTPETTNPVATTCEAEGVPVLSTKAPWQPWFIGQQGNPGDPASWKPFDFAFHYFWGLEDVIAVFTAMWNQLDTNKQVGGLFPNDADGNAWGDPNLGVAPGFAAAGYTTTDPGRFQNLTDDFTAQINAFKAANAEIVTGVVIPPDFTTFRNQAIQQGFSPKALTVAKAILFPQSVETLGTAGHNLSSEVWWSASHPFASSLTGQSCADLAADFTAQTGRPWTQPIGFVHSLFEIAANVMGRVSDVTDAEAVAAAIAATEMDTMVGRIAWNGAGLPPFAAQNVTKTQLVGGQWRRKDDGTFDLVVVDNSTAPNIPTGGVMEAL, encoded by the coding sequence ATGCTTACCAGACGGAAGTTCCTGCGCACGTCCACCGCAACCGGCCTGACGCTTGCGGCCTCGGGCCTGGCCGCCCCTGCCATCGCGCAGGGTGCGAAGATCCGGCTTGGCTATGTCTCGCCCCAGACCGGTCCGCTGGCGGGCTTTGCCGAAAGTGACGACTACAACATCCGCGCCTTCCTTGGCACGCAGGCGGGTGCCAACTTCGAGGTCTTCGTCAAGGACAGCCAGTCCAGCCCTAACCGCGCGGCGGAGGCGGCGAAGGAATTGATCATCAACGACGAGATCGACCTGATGCTGGTCGCCTCGACGCCCGAGACGACAAACCCGGTCGCCACGACCTGCGAGGCCGAGGGCGTGCCGGTCCTGTCGACCAAGGCGCCCTGGCAACCCTGGTTCATCGGCCAGCAGGGCAACCCGGGCGACCCGGCATCGTGGAAGCCGTTTGACTTCGCATTCCACTATTTCTGGGGTCTGGAGGACGTGATCGCGGTCTTCACCGCGATGTGGAACCAGCTTGACACCAACAAGCAGGTGGGCGGGCTGTTCCCCAATGATGCCGATGGCAACGCCTGGGGCGACCCCAATCTGGGCGTGGCACCCGGTTTCGCGGCGGCGGGCTACACCACCACCGATCCGGGCCGGTTCCAGAACTTGACCGACGATTTCACCGCCCAGATCAACGCCTTCAAGGCCGCGAACGCCGAGATCGTCACCGGGGTGGTGATCCCGCCCGATTTCACAACCTTCCGCAACCAGGCGATCCAGCAGGGGTTCAGCCCCAAGGCGCTGACGGTGGCCAAGGCGATCCTGTTCCCGCAGTCGGTGGAGACGCTGGGGACGGCGGGGCACAACCTGTCGTCCGAGGTCTGGTGGTCGGCCTCGCATCCGTTCGCGTCATCGCTGACCGGGCAGTCCTGCGCCGATCTGGCCGCCGATTTCACCGCCCAGACCGGGCGGCCCTGGACCCAGCCCATCGGCTTCGTGCATTCGCTGTTCGAGATTGCGGCCAACGTCATGGGCCGGGTGTCGGACGTGACCGACGCCGAGGCCGTGGCCGCCGCGATTGCCGCGACCGAGATGGACACGATGGTCGGGCGCATCGCCTGGAACGGCGCGGGGCTGCCGCCCTTTGCCGCGCAGAACGTGACCAAGACGCAGCTGGTGGGCGGCCAGTGGCGGCGCAAGGACGACGGGACCTTCGATCTGGTCGTGGTGGACAATTCCACCGCACCGAACATCCCCACCGGCGGCGTGATGGAAGCGCTGTGA
- a CDS encoding maleylacetate reductase, which produces MRPFLFPGMTTRVIFGAGTLTQVPDEVARLGHDRAMILCTPHQEAEAQALADTLGARAAGVFAGAAMHTPVEVTAGALDAYAASGATCVVSLGGGSTTGLGKAIAVRTGADQVVIPTTYAGSEMTDILGETEAGRKTTRREPEIRPETVVYDVNLTLSLPVGMTMTSAFNALAHAMEGLYAPDRNPVTDALARAALPALRDGLPRLAADPADPEARAQVLYAAWCCSTVLGQVSMALHHKLAHVLGGSFDLPHAETHTILLPHATAFNAVAVPDLLAPIAETFGGPPGAALWDFAGTVGAPRALRDLGLTEADLDRAADIAVQNPYANPRPFTARDIRDLLAAAWEGRRPTN; this is translated from the coding sequence ATGCGTCCCTTCCTGTTCCCCGGCATGACCACCCGTGTGATCTTTGGCGCGGGCACCCTGACGCAGGTCCCGGATGAGGTTGCGCGGCTCGGGCACGACCGGGCCATGATCCTGTGCACGCCGCATCAGGAGGCCGAGGCGCAGGCGCTTGCCGACACGCTGGGCGCACGGGCGGCCGGGGTGTTCGCGGGGGCCGCGATGCATACGCCGGTCGAGGTGACGGCAGGGGCGCTCGATGCCTATGCCGCATCCGGCGCCACCTGCGTCGTGTCGCTGGGCGGCGGCTCGACCACCGGCCTGGGAAAGGCGATCGCGGTGCGGACGGGCGCCGATCAGGTGGTGATCCCCACCACCTATGCCGGGTCCGAGATGACCGATATCCTGGGCGAGACGGAAGCGGGCCGGAAGACGACGCGCCGTGAGCCGGAAATCCGCCCCGAAACAGTGGTTTACGATGTGAACCTGACGTTGTCCCTGCCGGTCGGGATGACGATGACCTCGGCGTTCAATGCCCTCGCTCACGCGATGGAGGGGCTTTATGCCCCCGACCGCAACCCGGTGACCGACGCGCTGGCACGCGCGGCGCTGCCCGCGCTGCGGGACGGGCTGCCAAGGCTGGCCGCCGATCCGGCGGACCCAGAAGCACGGGCGCAGGTGCTCTATGCCGCCTGGTGCTGCTCCACGGTGCTGGGGCAGGTCAGCATGGCGCTGCATCACAAGCTGGCGCATGTGCTGGGGGGATCGTTCGATCTGCCCCATGCCGAAACCCATACGATCCTGCTGCCCCACGCCACCGCCTTCAACGCCGTGGCGGTGCCCGACCTGCTGGCGCCGATCGCCGAGACGTTCGGCGGTCCGCCGGGGGCGGCCCTGTGGGATTTCGCCGGCACCGTCGGGGCCCCGCGTGCCCTGCGCGACCTGGGCCTGACCGAGGCCGATCTGGACCGGGCGGCCGACATTGCGGTGCAGAACCCCTATGCCAACCCGCGCCCCTTCACCGCCCGCGACATCCGAGACCTGCTGGCGGCGGCATGGGAAGGACGTCGTCCAACAAATTGA
- a CDS encoding dienelactone hydrolase family protein, whose protein sequence is MTGPAPLMRGVAPGLARAVCVFVHGRGQSPEEMDAHVLARVEAPHVAFVLPRADGGAWYGARAVDRLTDTTRAEMADALDRIGRDLAAARAAAPGVPVVLAGFSQGACLTLEYLCREGAAVDAACAFTGCRVGQAGDARPRADLAGLPVLLTGSDADPWIPVAAWASASAELGSMGARLRVEVLPGRPHEVSDFELSVFSQILQRVCSGADPMAEAA, encoded by the coding sequence ATGACCGGCCCCGCCCCCCTCATGCGTGGCGTGGCGCCCGGCCTTGCGCGGGCTGTCTGCGTGTTTGTCCACGGCCGCGGGCAGTCGCCCGAGGAGATGGACGCGCATGTTCTGGCCAGGGTCGAGGCGCCGCATGTCGCCTTCGTCCTGCCGCGCGCGGACGGGGGCGCGTGGTATGGCGCGCGGGCGGTCGACCGGCTGACCGACACGACGCGGGCCGAGATGGCGGACGCGCTCGACCGCATCGGGCGCGATCTGGCGGCGGCGCGGGCCGCCGCGCCCGGTGTGCCCGTTGTCCTGGCCGGGTTCTCGCAGGGGGCATGCCTGACGCTGGAATACCTTTGCCGCGAGGGTGCTGCCGTCGATGCGGCCTGTGCCTTTACCGGATGCCGCGTCGGCCAAGCGGGAGATGCGCGGCCGCGCGCCGATCTGGCGGGCCTGCCGGTGCTTCTGACGGGGTCGGACGCCGACCCCTGGATTCCGGTTGCCGCATGGGCGTCCGCTTCGGCCGAGCTTGGGTCGATGGGCGCGCGGCTTCGGGTCGAGGTTCTGCCCGGTCGGCCGCACGAGGTGTCAGATTTCGAACTGTCCGTGTTCTCGCAGATCCTGCAGCGGGTCTGTTCGGGGGCGGATCCGATGGCGGAGGCCGCGTGA
- a CDS encoding VOC family protein: protein MALVSGYHHLTLSTDGVQEDFDFYTRTLGLYSIKRTVLFDGTIPVYHLYYGSQNGDASTIVTTFPFRKPAIYGRRGTNQTRTIMQTIPAGASDFWVDRLNAAGIPAEKGSRFGLTRVMFAHPCGIPHELVENPADTRPPIVNASRGIGPQVAIRGIYGGAVACFDPSSMDEFLIDGMGLVLEARTDEGLMFSVPDTLGPHSVVEVIEDRVSRQGTWMLAGGTVHHMALNTGTEENQIALKARLEGMGFTDVSEQKDRNYFKSMYVRSPGGALFEIAWTVPEGWAKDEPVGQTGRSLVFPPWFEDRKAELIAGLEPADFG, encoded by the coding sequence ATGGCACTTGTCAGCGGCTATCATCACCTCACGCTTTCCACCGATGGCGTGCAGGAAGACTTTGATTTCTATACGCGCACGCTCGGGCTCTATTCGATCAAGCGCACGGTGCTGTTTGACGGCACGATCCCGGTCTACCACCTGTACTACGGTTCGCAGAACGGCGACGCCTCGACCATCGTCACCACATTCCCCTTCCGCAAGCCTGCCATCTACGGCCGCCGGGGCACCAACCAGACCCGGACGATCATGCAGACGATCCCGGCCGGGGCGTCGGATTTCTGGGTCGACCGCCTGAACGCCGCCGGTATACCCGCCGAAAAGGGCAGCCGGTTCGGCCTGACGCGGGTGATGTTCGCGCATCCCTGCGGCATCCCGCACGAACTGGTGGAGAATCCCGCCGATACCCGTCCGCCGATTGTCAACGCCAGCCGGGGGATTGGCCCGCAGGTGGCGATACGCGGCATCTATGGCGGCGCGGTCGCCTGCTTCGACCCGTCGTCGATGGACGAATTCCTGATCGACGGCATGGGCCTGGTGCTTGAGGCACGCACTGACGAGGGCCTGATGTTCAGCGTTCCCGACACCCTCGGCCCGCATTCGGTGGTCGAGGTGATCGAGGATCGCGTCAGCCGCCAGGGCACCTGGATGCTGGCGGGGGGGACTGTTCACCATATGGCCCTGAACACCGGGACCGAGGAAAACCAGATCGCCCTCAAGGCGCGGCTCGAAGGGATGGGGTTCACCGACGTCAGCGAACAGAAGGACCGCAACTACTTCAAGTCGATGTATGTGCGGTCGCCCGGCGGCGCGCTGTTCGAGATTGCCTGGACGGTGCCCGAGGGCTGGGCCAAGGACGAACCCGTGGGCCAGACCGGGCGCAGCCTGGTGTTCCCGCCGTGGTTCGAGGATCGCAAGGCCGAACTGATCGCCGGGCTGGAACCGGCCGATTTCGGATGA
- a CDS encoding 6-chlorohydroxyquinol-1,2-dioxygenase: MARMMDGAPQDRSAEHPRDALARRLAEAGAQPGVVAMVTVIDHLHRLVADLRPTPDDLRRTLEFLTEVGQQSDARRQEWVLLADVLGVSTAVEDIANPRPEGATPNTVAGPFYRPDAPEQPIGADICRDARGEPLAVAGRVAGLEGQAVAGAVVEVWHANGEGLYENQEPDRQPDMNLRGRFTTDAAGRFGFRSIKPAGYRLPCDGPVGRLAQALGLCLERPAHLHFRVTAPGFQTLTTHVFDRDDPAIGRDALFGVKPALCVQFRPHGTAAARHWTVETTLVLAPLRGTPTA; this comes from the coding sequence ATGGCGCGAATGATGGATGGTGCGCCACAGGACAGGTCCGCGGAACACCCCCGCGACGCCCTGGCGCGCCGTCTGGCCGAGGCGGGCGCGCAGCCCGGGGTGGTCGCGATGGTGACCGTGATCGACCATCTGCACCGCCTGGTGGCCGATCTGCGCCCGACCCCGGATGACCTGCGCCGGACGCTGGAGTTCCTGACCGAGGTCGGCCAGCAATCCGACGCCCGGCGCCAGGAATGGGTGCTGCTGGCCGATGTGCTGGGCGTCTCGACCGCGGTCGAGGATATCGCGAACCCGCGCCCCGAGGGCGCCACGCCGAATACCGTGGCAGGTCCGTTCTATCGACCCGACGCCCCGGAGCAGCCCATCGGCGCCGACATCTGCCGCGATGCGCGGGGCGAACCCCTGGCGGTCGCGGGGCGCGTGGCCGGGCTGGAGGGACAGGCGGTCGCCGGCGCGGTCGTCGAGGTCTGGCACGCCAACGGCGAAGGTCTGTACGAGAACCAGGAGCCCGACCGCCAGCCCGACATGAACCTGCGCGGGCGGTTCACCACCGATGCTGCGGGGCGTTTCGGCTTCAGGTCGATCAAGCCTGCGGGCTACCGTCTGCCCTGTGACGGGCCGGTGGGCCGGCTGGCACAGGCCCTGGGCCTGTGCCTGGAACGTCCCGCGCATCTGCACTTCCGCGTGACGGCGCCAGGGTTCCAGACGCTGACCACGCATGTGTTCGATCGCGACGATCCCGCCATCGGCCGCGATGCCCTGTTCGGGGTCAAGCCTGCGCTCTGCGTGCAGTTCCGGCCCCACGGCACGGCCGCCGCGCGGCACTGGACAGTTGAAACCACACTCGTGCTGGCGCCCCTGCGCGGCACGCCCACAGCATGA